From the genome of Ectobacillus sp. JY-23, one region includes:
- a CDS encoding 3-hydroxyacyl-CoA dehydrogenase/enoyl-CoA hydratase family protein, with protein MFQIKKAAVLGSGVMGSGIAAHLANIGIPTLLLDIVPKTLTAEEEAKGLTLESKEVRNRFSHTAVQKLFKQKPAPLTSKENAALIQPGNFDDDFSRLADVDWIIEVVVENLEVKKQVFARIDEIRKSGTIVSSNTSGISVEKMAEGRSEDFRKHFLGTHFFNPPRYLKLLEVIPTQDTSTEVLSFMKTFGEDVLGKGVVVAKDTPNFIGNRIGTYGLLVTLQEMLNGGYSVGEVDSVTGPLIGRPKSATFRTLDVVGLDTFVHVANNVYENVQEEEREVFKVPAFMHVMLENKWLGSKTGQGFFLKQGKEILELNPENLQYEARKKLKAPSVELSKQEKGLNNKLKTLVYAKDRAGALLWNILTPTLLYAAKLNKEIADDIVAIDNAMKWGFGWQYGPFETWDAIGVRKSVEKLKEQGKAVPIWVQEMLDAGFETFYKRESGDVLYYDNGEYKLLQQNKKAISLKQLKEKNGVLKKNSGASLVDLGDGVLCLEFHSPNNAIGMDITQMINYAIDEVEKGYKGLVIGNQSKNFCVGANLAMILMEAQDDNYFEIEWVVKQFQDAMMKIKYSAKPVVVAPYGMTLGGGAEICLPAASIQASSETYLGLVEVGVGLIPGGGGNKELYIKHLNKMAKGVEFDLQKVANKVFETVAMAKVSTSAQEAFENNFLGDKDGISINGDHLLYDAKQKVIELFEAGYKAPIRKKVPVVGETGYATLVLGAQAMHLSGYISEHDLTIAKKLAYVIAGGKVPYGTEVDEQYLLDLERKAFLSLVQEMKSQARMQHMLVKGKPLRN; from the coding sequence ATGTTTCAAATTAAAAAAGCAGCCGTTCTCGGATCCGGCGTCATGGGGTCAGGAATTGCTGCACATTTGGCTAACATTGGAATTCCAACACTATTACTAGACATCGTACCGAAAACGCTTACAGCAGAAGAGGAAGCAAAGGGCCTTACGCTAGAAAGCAAAGAAGTCCGCAATCGATTCAGCCACACAGCCGTGCAAAAGCTGTTTAAGCAAAAGCCGGCACCTCTTACTTCTAAAGAAAATGCAGCTTTAATTCAACCCGGTAACTTTGATGACGATTTCTCTCGTCTTGCAGATGTGGATTGGATTATTGAAGTGGTGGTTGAGAATCTTGAAGTTAAAAAACAAGTTTTTGCTCGTATAGATGAAATTCGTAAGTCAGGTACGATTGTTAGTTCCAATACATCTGGTATTTCAGTAGAAAAAATGGCAGAGGGGCGTTCCGAAGATTTCCGCAAGCACTTCCTAGGCACGCATTTCTTCAATCCCCCGCGCTACTTAAAGCTACTTGAGGTCATTCCAACGCAAGACACGTCCACAGAAGTACTAAGCTTCATGAAAACCTTCGGTGAAGATGTACTCGGTAAAGGTGTTGTTGTCGCGAAGGATACACCGAATTTTATTGGCAACCGCATCGGCACATATGGCTTACTTGTCACACTGCAGGAAATGCTAAACGGCGGTTACAGCGTCGGGGAAGTAGATTCTGTGACGGGCCCGCTAATTGGTCGTCCAAAAAGCGCGACATTCCGCACGCTTGATGTGGTAGGACTGGATACATTTGTTCACGTTGCCAACAACGTATATGAAAATGTACAAGAGGAAGAGCGCGAGGTATTTAAAGTACCGGCATTCATGCATGTGATGCTTGAAAACAAATGGCTCGGAAGCAAAACAGGGCAAGGCTTTTTCTTAAAGCAAGGAAAAGAGATTCTAGAATTGAATCCGGAGAACTTGCAATATGAGGCACGTAAAAAACTAAAGGCGCCTTCTGTAGAACTGAGCAAGCAGGAAAAGGGCCTTAATAATAAATTGAAAACGCTTGTGTATGCAAAGGACCGTGCAGGTGCATTACTTTGGAATATTTTAACACCAACTCTTTTATACGCAGCAAAGCTGAACAAGGAAATTGCAGATGATATCGTTGCGATTGACAACGCTATGAAATGGGGCTTTGGCTGGCAATACGGTCCGTTTGAAACATGGGATGCGATCGGTGTTCGCAAGTCTGTTGAAAAGCTGAAGGAACAAGGAAAAGCTGTTCCAATATGGGTACAAGAGATGTTGGACGCAGGCTTTGAAACATTCTATAAGCGCGAAAGCGGCGATGTATTGTATTACGATAACGGTGAATACAAGCTACTCCAGCAAAATAAAAAAGCGATTAGCCTAAAACAATTAAAAGAAAAGAACGGTGTGTTAAAGAAAAATAGCGGCGCAAGCCTTGTAGACTTAGGAGACGGTGTACTTTGTCTAGAGTTCCACTCTCCAAACAACGCAATCGGTATGGATATCACGCAAATGATCAACTATGCGATCGATGAAGTGGAAAAGGGCTATAAAGGTCTTGTTATCGGTAATCAATCCAAAAACTTCTGCGTCGGTGCAAACCTAGCGATGATTTTAATGGAAGCGCAGGATGACAACTATTTCGAGATTGAGTGGGTTGTGAAGCAATTCCAGGATGCAATGATGAAAATTAAATATAGCGCTAAACCAGTCGTTGTGGCTCCTTATGGTATGACACTTGGCGGCGGTGCGGAAATTTGTTTACCGGCTGCAAGCATTCAAGCATCTAGCGAAACGTATCTTGGTCTTGTGGAAGTTGGGGTTGGCTTAATTCCAGGCGGTGGCGGAAACAAAGAGCTGTATATTAAACACCTAAACAAAATGGCAAAAGGTGTGGAGTTCGACCTGCAAAAGGTTGCCAATAAAGTATTTGAGACCGTTGCAATGGCGAAGGTGTCTACTTCCGCACAGGAAGCATTTGAAAACAATTTCCTTGGCGATAAAGATGGCATCAGCATCAATGGCGACCATCTGTTATACGATGCAAAACAAAAGGTCATCGAATTGTTTGAAGCAGGATACAAAGCGCCGATTCGCAAAAAGGTGCCGGTTGTTGGTGAAACAGGATACGCCACGCTTGTTCTTGGTGCACAAGCGATGCATTTGTCCGGCTATATCTCTGAGCACGATTTAACGATTGCGAAAAAACTGGCTTACGTTATTGCTGGAGGTAAAGTACCGTACGGAACAGAGGTAGATGAGCAATATTTACTTGACCTGGAGCGCAAAGCGTTTTTAAGCCTTGTGCAGGAAATGAAGTCACAGGCAAGAATGCAGCACATGCTTGTAAAAGGAAAACCGTTACGTAACTAA
- a CDS encoding VOC family protein: protein MKHQATPYLTFGGNAREALTYYKEVFEGEIIGMQTFGEAQFPTPPEMDNKIMHAQFKKDDLFFMVSDAFLNQSVHQGNNISLALELESEEEIQTLYKRLSANGIVFMELQDTFWGAKFAKVQDAFGVIWDLNYTFEK, encoded by the coding sequence ATGAAGCATCAAGCAACACCGTATTTAACATTTGGGGGCAACGCGCGCGAAGCATTGACGTATTACAAGGAAGTATTTGAAGGAGAAATTATCGGCATGCAAACGTTTGGAGAAGCACAGTTTCCGACACCTCCAGAGATGGATAACAAAATCATGCACGCGCAATTTAAAAAAGATGATTTATTTTTCATGGTGTCCGATGCGTTTTTAAATCAATCTGTTCATCAAGGTAACAATATTTCCTTAGCTCTGGAATTGGAAAGTGAAGAAGAGATTCAAACGCTCTACAAACGTCTCAGCGCAAATGGCATTGTATTTATGGAGCTTCAAGATACATTTTGGGGAGCTAAATTTGCCAAGGTACAGGACGCGTTTGGCGTGATTTGGGATTTAAACTATACATTTGAAAAATAA
- a CDS encoding YuzL family protein, translating into MGKQKKNPSKGAVSAASARGSADSNQLPEKGRHGNNEQYGKQNMSEG; encoded by the coding sequence ATGGGTAAGCAAAAGAAAAATCCTTCTAAAGGTGCTGTGAGTGCAGCTAGCGCAAGGGGTAGTGCTGATAGCAATCAACTGCCGGAAAAGGGTCGTCACGGCAACAATGAGCAATACGGCAAACAAAATATGAGCGAAGGCTGA
- a CDS encoding D-alanyl-D-alanine carboxypeptidase family protein, with product MLKRWIHVLSITFLITGVTYITTSVKLSALSQRSMPLIKGRYAVALDAATGEVLYEKDADIPVAPASLAKLMTALLVMEKVRPDEEVVITQQARNTEAGSAKISLRVGETLKRDEAIKLLLTISVDYVAESIAEHISGSGKDFAVLMNERARELGIQATFHNASGADGKHHHASAHDLAVIAKEAVHYPAVLSAMHAVSTTVQTSAQQTEIHNNGRKELYHDPYAIASKSGHTKRAGYTLVTVDEKNGRRIITVVLQSNKENAYKDAKKITAYVLD from the coding sequence ATGTTGAAACGATGGATACATGTACTCTCAATCACATTTCTAATTACTGGCGTCACCTATATCACAACCTCTGTAAAACTTTCTGCACTCTCACAAAGGAGTATGCCGCTTATTAAAGGAAGATATGCGGTTGCATTAGATGCTGCCACAGGTGAGGTGCTGTATGAAAAAGATGCGGATATTCCCGTTGCCCCTGCCAGCCTCGCTAAACTCATGACGGCATTGCTTGTTATGGAGAAAGTGAGGCCAGATGAAGAAGTCGTCATCACACAGCAGGCTCGTAATACAGAAGCAGGCTCGGCTAAAATCTCATTACGTGTTGGTGAAACGTTAAAACGAGATGAAGCCATCAAGCTGTTGCTTACCATTAGTGTCGACTACGTAGCAGAGTCTATCGCCGAACACATTTCCGGTTCAGGAAAAGACTTCGCTGTCCTGATGAACGAGCGTGCAAGAGAGCTTGGGATACAAGCAACTTTTCATAATGCCAGCGGTGCGGATGGCAAACATCATCATGCTTCAGCGCATGATCTTGCAGTGATTGCAAAAGAAGCTGTTCACTATCCAGCTGTTTTGTCTGCTATGCACGCTGTTTCAACAACCGTTCAAACATCTGCGCAGCAAACCGAAATACATAATAATGGTCGAAAAGAGCTGTACCACGACCCGTACGCCATCGCAAGCAAAAGCGGCCATACTAAGCGCGCTGGCTACACCTTGGTAACTGTGGATGAGAAAAACGGCCGCCGCATTATTACCGTTGTTTTGCAAAGCAATAAAGAGAATGCTTATAAAGATGCCAAAAAGATTACAGCCTATGTGCTTGACTGA
- a CDS encoding proline dehydrogenase family protein, with translation MEQLMRNSFLFLSKNKALTKLAKRYGLRFGAGRFVAGETIGLATEAIKDLNKKGLVVTIDYLGEFVDNEREANQMADESIEAIRAIGREGLNSQLSLKMTSMGLDISENLVMNNMRRILNAAKENGVFVTIDMEDYTRCEKTIEIFKLLREEYDNVGTVIQAYLYRTEKDIDDLNRYKPNLRLVKGAYKEPETVAFPDKADVDENFKKIIKTHMLNGNYTAVASHDEAIIEYTKNLAKEYNIPRTQFEFQMLYGIRPERQLELAKEGYTMRVYVPYGNDWYGYFMRRLAERPANVAFVLKGIFKK, from the coding sequence ATGGAACAACTTATGCGTAACTCATTTTTATTTTTATCAAAAAATAAAGCGCTAACAAAATTAGCAAAGCGTTATGGTTTACGTTTTGGTGCTGGCCGCTTTGTGGCCGGAGAAACGATTGGTTTAGCAACAGAAGCAATTAAAGATTTAAATAAAAAAGGTCTCGTTGTTACAATCGATTATTTAGGTGAATTTGTGGACAATGAGCGTGAAGCGAATCAAATGGCGGACGAGTCTATAGAGGCAATCAGAGCAATTGGCCGTGAAGGATTAAACTCACAGCTTTCTTTGAAGATGACATCTATGGGTCTTGATATATCGGAAAATCTGGTAATGAATAATATGCGTCGCATTTTAAATGCTGCAAAGGAAAACGGTGTATTCGTTACGATTGATATGGAAGACTACACTCGCTGCGAGAAGACAATTGAAATTTTTAAATTGCTCCGTGAAGAGTATGACAATGTCGGCACAGTAATTCAAGCGTATTTGTACCGTACGGAAAAAGATATTGATGATTTAAATCGATATAAGCCGAATTTGCGTCTTGTAAAAGGTGCATATAAAGAGCCAGAAACAGTCGCATTTCCGGATAAAGCAGATGTGGATGAAAACTTCAAAAAGATTATCAAGACGCATATGCTAAATGGCAATTATACAGCAGTCGCATCTCATGATGAAGCCATTATTGAATATACGAAAAACTTAGCGAAGGAATACAACATTCCACGTACGCAATTTGAATTCCAAATGCTATACGGCATTCGCCCGGAGCGTCAATTGGAACTTGCAAAAGAAGGCTACACAATGCGTGTATACGTACCATACGGCAATGACTGGTACGGCTACTTCATGCGTCGCCTAGCAGAACGCCCAGCAAACGTAGCGTTCGTACTAAAAGGTATCTTCAAAAAATAA
- a CDS encoding YusU family protein, which yields MNENFPKQFDALFAKYTELLLGESTPELQEQVKLWALYSQIAKSMPALAKHWNETYPEAKADMMHVIQNIKQLNDAHRIKK from the coding sequence GTGAATGAAAATTTTCCAAAGCAATTTGATGCACTATTTGCAAAATATACAGAACTGCTTTTAGGGGAAAGTACACCTGAATTGCAGGAGCAGGTAAAATTGTGGGCATTGTATTCGCAAATTGCAAAATCGATGCCGGCACTGGCGAAGCACTGGAATGAAACGTATCCAGAGGCTAAAGCCGATATGATGCACGTTATTCAAAATATTAAACAGCTAAATGATGCACATCGTATTAAAAAATAA
- a CDS encoding MTH1187 family thiamine-binding protein: MAIVDISIIPIGTGTPSVSSYVADIHKVLQKHEGRVKYTLTPMNTIIEGELPVLLEVIQDMHEVPFTKGAMRVATNIRIDDRRDKESTMENKLASVRSKL; this comes from the coding sequence ATGGCAATTGTTGATATCAGTATTATTCCGATTGGAACAGGTACACCGAGCGTAAGCTCATACGTAGCAGATATACATAAAGTGTTACAGAAGCATGAAGGACGTGTGAAATATACATTAACACCGATGAATACCATTATAGAAGGAGAGCTTCCTGTTTTGCTGGAGGTGATTCAAGACATGCATGAAGTTCCTTTTACGAAAGGAGCGATGCGCGTAGCAACCAATATTCGTATTGATGATCGTCGTGACAAGGAAAGCACGATGGAGAACAAGCTGGCTTCTGTGCGTTCTAAGCTATAA
- a CDS encoding DUF3948 domain-containing protein, whose translation MENKTVQMTKADVVGFGGAAATLSAIILMFASFLG comes from the coding sequence ATGGAAAACAAAACAGTACAAATGACAAAAGCAGATGTAGTAGGATTCGGCGGTGCGGCAGCAACTTTATCGGCTATTATTCTAATGTTTGCAAGCTTTCTAGGATAA
- a CDS encoding Na+/H+ antiporter NhaC family protein: MENPKGSALALLPLGVFLALFVGSGVITGDFYKMPVLVAITIAAAIAIMMNTKETLGTKVERFAKGAGHTDIMIMVLIFILAGAFSQTAKGMGAVDSTVNLALSVLPQNFLIAGLFIIGVFLSLAMGTSMGTIAALAPIGVGISTQTDISMALSMATIIGGAMFGDNLSFISDTTIAAVRSQQTEMKDKFKTNFFIVLPAAIVTIIILVLITSGNQSSVAAKDFNWIKILPYVGVLVTALLGVNVLAVLVGGTVFAGVVGLLDGSYTIAKLFKAVADGMNGMMEMALLAMLIGGMVELIKYNGGIQFILNIMTRNIRSKKGAEFSIAGLVSATNLATANNTISIIFAGPLAKNIADQYSIDKRKSASILDIFSCCVQGLVPYGAQMLTAAAFASISPLSILPFCFYPMLIAICGALAIVFNFPRLSTKAEEKKAA; encoded by the coding sequence TTGGAAAATCCGAAGGGAAGTGCTTTGGCTTTATTGCCGCTTGGTGTATTTTTAGCTTTATTTGTAGGTTCAGGCGTAATTACAGGAGACTTTTATAAAATGCCGGTGCTCGTTGCCATTACCATTGCAGCAGCCATCGCCATTATGATGAATACAAAAGAAACACTAGGTACAAAAGTAGAACGGTTTGCAAAGGGTGCCGGACATACAGATATTATGATTATGGTGCTTATTTTTATTTTAGCTGGTGCCTTCTCTCAAACAGCAAAAGGGATGGGCGCTGTTGATTCCACAGTTAACCTGGCTTTATCTGTTTTACCGCAAAACTTTTTAATTGCAGGCTTATTTATTATCGGGGTTTTTCTATCGTTAGCAATGGGAACATCCATGGGAACGATTGCAGCACTTGCACCGATTGGTGTGGGTATTAGTACACAAACAGACATCTCAATGGCCCTTTCTATGGCTACTATTATTGGTGGTGCGATGTTCGGTGATAACCTTTCCTTTATCTCGGATACAACAATTGCGGCAGTCCGCTCCCAACAAACCGAGATGAAAGATAAATTCAAAACAAATTTCTTCATTGTATTGCCAGCAGCGATTGTTACAATTATTATTTTAGTTCTTATCACATCTGGCAATCAAAGTAGTGTAGCGGCTAAGGACTTTAATTGGATTAAGATTCTTCCTTATGTAGGTGTATTAGTTACAGCACTGCTTGGCGTAAACGTACTTGCTGTACTGGTGGGCGGAACTGTATTTGCTGGTGTAGTTGGATTGCTTGACGGTAGCTATACCATCGCAAAGCTGTTCAAAGCTGTTGCGGATGGCATGAATGGCATGATGGAAATGGCGCTTCTTGCAATGCTAATTGGCGGTATGGTCGAACTGATTAAATACAACGGCGGCATTCAATTTATTCTAAATATCATGACGCGTAACATTCGCTCGAAAAAAGGGGCAGAATTCAGTATTGCCGGCCTTGTAAGTGCAACAAACTTGGCGACTGCCAACAATACGATTTCTATTATTTTTGCTGGTCCGCTTGCAAAGAACATCGCAGATCAATACAGCATTGATAAACGTAAATCAGCAAGCATTTTGGATATCTTCTCTTGCTGTGTGCAAGGTCTCGTACCGTACGGCGCACAAATGCTGACGGCAGCGGCATTTGCATCAATTTCTCCGCTTAGTATTTTACCGTTTTGCTTTTATCCAATGCTAATTGCCATTTGCGGTGCATTAGCAATTGTCTTTAATTTCCCGCGTCTTTCTACAAAAGCAGAAGAGAAAAAAGCAGCTTAA
- a CDS encoding MFS transporter — translation MAFAINPFLSERDRQIFRRERRLFLIAVSSGTLLNPLNSSMISMALHGIQETFHLTFAAASWVISAFYLASAIGQPVMGRLGDVFGRKAVFLTGLLIAFIPAITAPIISSFAALVILRIIQAIGTSAIYPSGMGLVRAHIHYKQGYALAVISIFSSVTVALGPTVGGFVIALGDWPAIFMINIPFLLVSFLLAWFMFPKETHERHSLREVAHFLDIPGILLFAATLITLLIFVLSLKAEPQYVMGLVGVVTLLLFIRHEWKTEAAFIPLRMFYENRLLTYVNFTFVLLNIYNYVLLFGVPVYLQDHLHLSLSMSGLLMLFIAGSGIVVTPITGRWTDKVGAAPALMLGAGFMLTGAVLLAFVFTKLPVYGTIPVLLLLGMGYGFQNISLQSAMLKAAPPEQTGVASGLFQTARYIGAIFASVLLGSLFGHEVTASHMRMLGIILIGLAFASIWMSRKLRHL, via the coding sequence GTGGCGTTTGCGATAAATCCATTTTTGTCAGAGCGTGATCGACAAATCTTTCGGCGCGAGCGGCGATTGTTTTTAATTGCGGTATCGTCTGGGACGCTTCTGAATCCGTTAAATTCGTCCATGATTTCTATGGCGCTGCACGGTATACAGGAGACATTTCATCTAACATTTGCCGCCGCATCATGGGTTATTTCGGCATTTTATCTCGCCAGTGCGATTGGACAGCCCGTGATGGGACGATTAGGAGATGTGTTCGGCAGAAAAGCAGTATTTCTAACGGGGCTTCTTATTGCCTTTATTCCAGCGATTACAGCGCCCATCATTTCATCATTTGCTGCATTGGTTATACTGCGTATTATACAAGCCATTGGCACGAGTGCGATTTATCCTTCAGGCATGGGACTTGTACGTGCACACATTCACTATAAACAAGGATATGCACTTGCTGTCATTTCCATATTTTCTTCCGTCACAGTTGCCCTTGGCCCCACAGTGGGAGGCTTCGTGATAGCACTAGGGGATTGGCCTGCAATTTTCATGATTAACATTCCATTTCTGCTTGTCAGTTTTTTATTGGCTTGGTTTATGTTTCCTAAAGAAACGCATGAACGTCATTCCTTACGAGAAGTTGCTCATTTCTTAGATATACCGGGTATTCTGTTGTTTGCGGCTACGCTCATTACATTACTTATATTTGTTCTTTCCTTAAAAGCAGAGCCGCAGTATGTTATGGGACTTGTTGGTGTAGTTACATTACTTCTATTTATAAGACACGAGTGGAAGACAGAAGCAGCGTTTATTCCGCTTCGTATGTTTTATGAAAATCGATTGCTTACGTATGTAAACTTTACTTTTGTTTTGTTAAACATATACAACTATGTGCTATTGTTTGGTGTACCAGTATATCTTCAGGATCATTTGCATCTCAGCTTATCTATGAGTGGCTTGCTGATGCTATTTATCGCTGGCTCCGGCATTGTGGTCACACCTATTACAGGAAGATGGACGGATAAGGTGGGGGCGGCACCTGCGCTGATGTTGGGGGCAGGTTTTATGCTTACCGGTGCAGTACTACTCGCCTTTGTATTTACAAAATTGCCTGTTTACGGTACCATCCCTGTGTTGCTGTTGCTCGGTATGGGGTATGGCTTTCAAAATATCAGTTTGCAATCTGCTATGCTAAAAGCGGCACCTCCTGAACAAACGGGTGTGGCATCTGGATTATTTCAAACAGCGAGGTACATTGGTGCAATCTTCGCATCAGTCTTGCTCGGGAGTTTATTCGGTCACGAGGTGACAGCGAGTCATATGCGCATGCTGGGTATCATTCTAATTGGTTTAGCGTTCGCCAGTATATGGATGAGCAGAAAGCTTCGTCACCTATAA